GGACAAGATGGATATAACTATCTTTTTATAACCGGCCGCACCAATGGTTTGCATGGCTTTGCTAATAGTGATGATTTTCCTCCCTCAAAACAAAACACAACCGTTTTTGTGGTAAATACCAATACAAGAACAGTATTCTGCCGTTCACTGTTCGATCGATCAGGATTATCGCAACATCAAATCGACTTACTTTCTGTAGTAAGCGCGCAATCATATCAATCAGGCAATACCTTATACATCACGGGTGGTTATGGAATAGATACCCAATCAGGTATGTTCTCCACTAAAGATACGTTAACCGCAATTAATATCCCAGGTCTTATCAATTGGGTAACACAACCTAATTGTTGTTCTTGTGCATCAGCTTATATTCGCCAAATTTCTAATCCAGTTTTTCAGGTAACCGGAGGCGAAATGGTTCAATATGGCCAATGCCCAACATTGCTCATATTTGGCCAAAATTTTATAGGAAATTATGATACATCAGCTAATGGCATTTATACCAAACAAGTACGAAGATTTAATATTATTGATGATGGTAATCATTTAAATGTAGAAGTATTAAACCCTTCTGCTCCTGAAGAATCTTTTCGGCGTAGAGATCTTAATATTATTCCCATCATAAAAACTAATTCAGGAAAAAAAATTCCTGCATATGTAGCTCTTTCTGGAGTATTTACCTTAGATACAGGAATCTGGACAGTTCCGGTTGAAATCACTGCGGGTGGAAATTCTATTATGTCTGAACCAAATTTTGCAAGCACCTTCAAACAAGCCATGAATAATTACAATTCAGCACATATTGAGCTGCTTACAGGCAATGGCGATATGTATTCAATTTTATTTGGAGGTCTTACTTTTGGATTTTTTGAAGATAATCAATTTAAAACTGATACTAGTATTCCATTCACTAATCAAATAACTGCAATAAAACGAAGCCCTATTGGAGAATATCAACAAATTTTGTTGCCAATAGAATTTCCCACTATTTTATCAACCGAATCAAATCCAGGAAACACACTTCGTTTTGGAGCTGGTGCTCGCTTTATTATTGAACCTAACATTCCTGTTTTTTCTAATCGTGTTTTGGATTTGAAATCCATTAAAACCACCACCATTATTGGATATATTGTTGGAGGAATTCAAAGTACAGTGCCCAATACGAGTACAATTACAGATTCAGCAGCATCACCTTATATTTTTAAAGTGACACTCACACCCCCATAATAAAATCAATTAAAAATGATACCCTAAACTACCCCCAAAAATTGCTCCACTTAGATTCGTTCTTTTAGGAGTTACGGTAGGTCCAAAAAAATTAGTTTTATGGGTCCATACAAAACTATAATCAAAAAACAAATCTAATAAAAAATTATGAGGAAGATCGATATAGGTGCCAATTTTTCCTATACCACCAAAACCCCATAAAGTCTTTTTTGAAATCACAAATGCTCGCTTACTTTTTTTCCTTATATACTCTGATTGCAAACCTAAACCAAGATAAAAATGAGCACGGCAAGCAATGGGCACAAAATATTTTATACCGATTGCTAGAGGAAGTAATTGTACTGTAGTAGAATCACATATACTTAAAAGGCGTCCCTTTTGCTTAAAATAATCAATGCTGAAAAATGCATACCAATTTTTATATTCGCGTAATTGAAATGTAAACTCGGGGCCATAAAGTGCGCTTCCTTTATAGCAATCCTTAAATCGAGAATCTGTGGGTAAAAAGTAGGAACCTTTAAATTCTAGAATTTTATCTCTAGGAAAAAGAAAAAAAACAAAGAAAGCTCCTATCAAAGCAGGTATGATTTGAAATTTTGGCATAATTTACTCACTTCTCATAATTTTAAATAAAAAAATGATTAATTAAATCGAAAAACTAATCCCTGCTCTTAAATCATATCCTCCAACCATTACTCTTTGGTAGTTGTGAGATTGTCGTGGAAAAAGATAACGAAATGCACTAGTTAGCCCAACACCATGACAAATTGTATAGCATAATCCAACTTCAGCCTCACCAATACCTTTATTGAATTTCACCTCACCAAGATAACTTTTTTCTTTAGTCCATATAATGCCACCACCAAGTGACGCATAAAGTTGCAGACCACAATCAAACTCTTTTCTTCTTCGTAGGTAGAGGGTAAATGGCATTTGCTGTACAATGGAGCCTAGTTGTAAAAAAGATGTTCGTCCTTTCCTGCGCCAATAACTGAACTTAACACCTAAGCCCCAACGTTCCCATGGATAATAACAACCATCGGCAGTGATGGCATTTATTATACCATGTCCATACACATCTTTAAATTTACTTTCATTCTTAAAAACGAATCCCGAAGAAAATGCACCATCAAAGCATGAATCATACTTTTCAAATTTTTTACCAAAAAGTTGTATTGATTGCAGAAACATTAAAGTAAAAAAAGAAAAAAATAATTTTTTTTTCATTTGATGCCTCACTTCTAGCCACAAGACAAATTAAGCCACATGTTATCAACAATATTAATCACGCTCACATTATTAGAACTATAATTAGTCACATATGCGCGTTTACCATCTGGTGAAATCGCAATTGCACTTGGCGATGAGCCAACTATTATTTCAGGGCATAATACTGTATTGGTACACACATCGATAATATTCACTGTTCCTGGACCCGGAGTTAAATTGGTAAAATTTGGACCAAGATAAAACGTATTGTAATTAGTCACATACACAAAACGACCATCTGGTGTAATTGCAACACCTGCTGGTTGATTTCCTAGTGTAATAGTTGCCACTATCATATTAGAACTTAAGTTTACAACACTTACCGTTGTTCCAGAAACTACATTAGGAGCAATTCCTCCTGATATCGGTGAAAAGTTATTACTCCCAAAATTAGTTACATACGCATAATTACCATTGGGCGTAATTGTGATACCAAATGGACCAAAAAAACCTGTTATGGTTCCAACTACAGTATTATCAGATGTACGTATGATACTCATGGTACCAGTACCCGGATTACCATTTACATAGTTAATTGTATATACCATTGTACCATCAGGTGCTATTGCTAATGATGCCGGAGCCTGCCCTACAGTAATAGTTCCAGTAATGGTATTCGTATTTAAATTTACTACGCTTACAGTAGTCCCATTCCCACTACCCACACCTGCAGCACTTCCATAATTATTGACATACCCAGTATTGCCATCTGGCGAAATAACGAAACCCGATGGACCATCAAAGCCAGTAATTGTACCAATAATTGTATTAGTAGCTATATCGATAATCGAAACGGTAGTACCACCGCTATTAGTAATATAAGCTTTGGTGCCTTCTGCATTAATCGTTACAGTATATAGTTCATTAAAACCGGCATCACTAATAGTTTTAATTATCGTATTCGTATTAAGATTTATTACGCTTACAGTACTTCCACCAGCAACACCATCATTATTATTATTGACAACATATGCAAATTTACCATTAGGTGTAATAGCAATTCCTGCAGGAGAATTACCCTGTGTAATAGGAATAGTTGCAACTATTCTACTTGATTGACATGTACAACTAGAAGATTGCATTAAAAACAAAAAAATGAAGAAACAAAATACTCTAATTTTTCTTCTCATGATGAGTACCCTCTCCTATGAGCATATAAGAATTAAATTAGTCTAATCATTTGATTCAAAGCATGTCAACAAATAAAATTGCTGTTTAGATATGCTTTAGTATAAATGAAAACCTGAATTATGTGCCTCTAATTTTTCTTTAAGATCATCTTGACTAATATATTTTAGATTGGAGAAATTAATTGAATTGATTTTAGAAATCATTAAAAAAAACTGGCCATGCCAGCCGAAGCCTTGGCATAATCTGGCGCCTACAGCCGACTATTTTAGAACTTTTTAGCCTCTTTGATAAAAAGGCTTTTATTTTATTCCAAAGTTCTGAATGAAACCCAACATGCCCTATCTGCGTACCAATAGTAATATTAAAAATATCTTTTTCATAAATTTTATTTTTTTTCACATATGATTAATCTAAATGTCGATACCTGTCCAGTCAAAAGGAGAATTGTAAAGATCTACTATATAAATTTAATTCTAATTTTAAGTAGTTTTAACTACGTTGTTCCAAATCAACAGGAAAATTCTTTAAAAACTGTAAGCAAAGATCTTTTTGTAGGTACTGCAGCCGGCGCTAGTGGTATGGTAGTGTATACTCCCTTTCATTATTTTCAAAACAGAACAATTCAAAAACTGCCTATTATAAAAAATCCATTTGTTTGATTTCGTGGATTACCTTCTCTCGCACGACTATTGCTCTTGAAATGGCTACATATGGATTAATAATAAGAACTATGAAAAAAAACCAAAAATGATCTTTATGAATGTTTTCATGGTTCTTTTAAAAGATATGAAAGATAAAATTAATACAAAACTGGATAACTAAACGCTATCTTCTGTTGCTGCAAGGCTTGCTTTCTGGTGGAACTATTGTACTAACAACTCAGCCTTTTATGGTACTTATTACAAAGCTTTATGCTAATTTAAAAAAAGAAAAATATAAACATGGCTTTGATGCTGCATATAAAATTTTACGCAATGAAGGAGTGCGAGGATTTTATAAAGGTTGTGGCTATAGAGCAATGGGCATAATTGCAGCTTTACCAGTAATAAATGCTTCTCGTGATTTTTTTAATAAAAGAATAAGTTAATTAATTTATGGTTAACACTCAACAACTGAAGATTATTTTTTTATAAATCTATAATCTTGCAAAAGATTACATACTTGCTTAGTACAATAATAAAAGTTATCCAAAAATCAGCTTTTTTCATTATTAAAATCTTTTTAACAAATAATCTAAAGCTACCGATAATGAAAAAACCTTAGAATTTTTATTTTCTAAATATAAACAAATCTATTATGCCCATTGAGTACCTGCTTCAGATGTTAAGCAATAGAAAAGTAAAAAGCTTTCTGGCAATAATATTTACGATTTGCCTGAAGATACAAGAGCAAATTTAACAAGCAAAGATTTATTGGATGTTTCTAAAAGAATCTTTATGCTTTAATTTGTACTCAGTAAAGTAATGAAGTTAAAAATTTTATTGTAGGTTAAAATGTTGAAAATTTTAAAACCAAAAATATTCCATCTGCATCTTTTAGTGCAATTTTTTTTATTGTTTTCTTATATTATGAGCAACCAATCAAATCATCACTTTGCTTGGAATGGTGAAAATTATGACAAGGTTTCATCATTCCAATATAAAGCCGGTGTAGAAGCGATAGAATCGTTCAATTTGTGCGGCGATGAGAAAATTTTAGATATCGGATGTGGCAATGGAAAAACTGCTGCTTTATGTGCTAGAAAATTAACATCCGGTTCATTAACAGCAATCGACGCATCTTCTAGCATGATAAATTTTGCACTCGAGCATTATGGAAATACCTCAAATTTAACTTTTTTGCTGCAAGATGTTGTTACTATGTCCTTTGATCAGGAATTCGACTTAGTATATTCGCTATTTTGTTTACACTGGGTTAAAGATCAAGAAATTGCTATGAAAAATATTGCAAAAAGCCTTAAGCCTGGTGGCAAAGCAGTTTTGTATATTTCACTGCCAAACAAATTTAATAAAACTTTTAAAGACGAATTTAATAAAATAATAAACTCTACTCTTTGGAGCCCTTATAAAGACCTTTTGCATTATAATCATTTTCCAATTCCAAAAAAAACATGGTTTAAATATGCAAAGAATAATAATTTTGAAGTAAAGTTCAAAACTATCCAAGATAGCAATTTCTATGAGAACTACGATAAATTCAAGCAAAGATATATAGCTTATGGTTTAGGAGCAGAAATACTCCAGGTTATGGGGCACGAAATTGGCAATCAGTTTGTCGATTGCTATCTTGAAAATGTTTATAAAACCTTGGGTTTAACTAAGGAGCAATCTATCGTATGGAAAATGGATATATTAATTCTCATACTATCGACACAACATTAAACCAACAGATAACAATGTAAAGCCCTAAAATGATAACTTTTCTTAGAACCTATTCAAAAAGCTGAGCAACGCGGTAATATTATCCCAGTTATTACGGTCATTTATTATTGACCCCGATAGATGGAGAATCGAAGCAATTTCATCATTTAATAAGCAAAAGTTAATTTAAAAATCTTTTAATTTAAGTCTTTAAGTTGTTGTTTTGTTTTTTGTTAAAAATAACTGACCTACTAGGCGAAGCTTTTATATGAAGCAGGTACTCCTAATGGGTTCCAAATCCCTGTTTTGAAACATTTGTAGTTTAACATTTTATTGGTTATTGCAATAATTTTGTGATATATAATAATCAAAACTATCTATTAACTTTATTACTTATAATTTATTAATGCATAAAATTAAAGGATCGTCTTATGAAAATTAATCTATTGTTAGCATCACTTTGTATAACGCAAATGCATATTTTTGCTATGGAATCAAAAAAATTAACTATTTCCTATATAGAAAAAAAAATTAATAGTGCTTCTCAAAAGAATAACTACATAAAAGCACGTCAATGGTTTGATCGGTTATCATTACTTGCTGGTGCAGATTGGAAATATTTTAATCTAGATCAGAAAGAAAAATATGGCGATATATATTCAAATCTTTATGATATTATAGAAAAATTAAAATCTTCAAATCGTCAGTCAACTACAAATACAGATGTTTTGGATGTTATTGCTGTTAATATATCAGCAATAAAGAAAGAAGCTTCATGGTTAATAGAGAAGTTAAATCAGAACCAGTGTGATATTGAATGGTCAGAAATGTTGGATAATAAAGTTTCTTTTCCTTCACCTGAAGAGTTAAAAAAGAATCGCATAGAAAATCTAGCCCAAACTGGTCTTATAAAAAAAATGAATAACGATAACTAAGAATCTATCTCAAAATTCAAGAATTTGAAATAACACTTTAAAAAAAGAGATTAATAGTAAAAAAAACTGTAACAACCCTTATTAAATAGTTTAATGGATAATAAGAAATTAAAGAAGATCTTAATCCCCAACTTATGAACCATATAAAATTTCCCCAAGCAAGAGGGGCACATGACCAACTTTTAATAGGCGTCATTTTTTGAGTGTCACTTTTATCCATTGATAGGCAGAAAAATAGTATGAAAAATATAAAAAAATAACCACTTTTTAAACATAAAAATATCCTTATTTTTTGAAGATTACGTGATCAAAATTATTTTTAGTAAAGTTTCTTCCAGTATTTTATCAAGTTTCAAAAGGCAATTTAATCTACCTCAACCTTTGTGAGCGTAACGCCGGGAAATAATTCTTGGAGCTTTTCTTGAGAAAATATAAACATTGATGGTAGAAACAGTTCCATGATAGTCTTTTTGCATTCTGTTTTCGATATTTCTTTAGTTCTCCATTTAATTAATGTTTGGCGTATTTCTTCTTTTAAATTCATTTCAATTTTATCTAGTTCGTGATTTGTACTTCTTACCTCATGATTTGATGGTCTGAAAAAGTTCAACACAGAACGCAAGTCAAAACATGCTGATGAACTAATGGAAAAGCATAACAAGTAAAATACAAATATTTGTTTCACACTATCTCCTCAAAAAAAGAATTCTATTACATGAATACGACTAAAAACCAGTTTACGTAGTAATCTACTTCAATGTACAGAGCAACTGTTTTTATATTTGAAAAAATTATGCTTAAAGCCTATCCGAAAATTAATTAAAATTTAA
The genomic region above belongs to Candidatus Babeliales bacterium and contains:
- a CDS encoding methyltransferase domain-containing protein, whose product is MLKILKPKIFHLHLLVQFFLLFSYIMSNQSNHHFAWNGENYDKVSSFQYKAGVEAIESFNLCGDEKILDIGCGNGKTAALCARKLTSGSLTAIDASSSMINFALEHYGNTSNLTFLLQDVVTMSFDQEFDLVYSLFCLHWVKDQEIAMKNIAKSLKPGGKAVLYISLPNKFNKTFKDEFNKIINSTLWSPYKDLLHYNHFPIPKKTWFKYAKNNNFEVKFKTIQDSNFYENYDKFKQRYIAYGLGAEILQVMGHEIGNQFVDCYLENVYKTLGLTKEQSIVWKMDILILILSTQH
- a CDS encoding YncE family protein, giving the protein MGSGNGTTVSVVNLNTNTITGTITVGQAPASLAIAPDGTMVYTINYVNGNPGTGTMSIIRTSDNTVVGTITGFFGPFGITITPNGNYAYVTNFGSNNFSPISGGIAPNVVSGTTVSVVNLSSNMIVATITLGNQPAGVAITPDGRFVYVTNYNTFYLGPNFTNLTPGPGTVNIIDVCTNTVLCPEIIVGSSPSAIAISPDGKRAYVTNYSSNNVSVINIVDNMWLNLSCG
- a CDS encoding MC/SLC25 family protein translates to MLQGLLSGGTIVLTTQPFMVLITKLYANLKKEKYKHGFDAAYKILRNEGVRGFYKGCGYRAMGIIAALPVINASRDFFNKRIS